One stretch of Deinococcus aquaedulcis DNA includes these proteins:
- a CDS encoding toxic anion resistance protein: MSDPRGPLTPPDSMLRAPEAVPPVQAQEAPEMVPLSPEDRARLEQMAQAFAQEVLSAGTHTPDFKRKLDAVHELGLPEQRAAAQSSNRMLDRPLRATRAGALAEGSDILRGLTDLRRTVEDLDPSRAPTPRRLFGKLPGGRKVQNHLDKYQSAQSHLNGILEALYRGQDELRRDNATIETEKVHLWDTMQKLRQYAHVGKAVDEALTQRLHDLQATDPEKARMVSEELLFAVRQRVTDLLTQLAVSIQGYLALDLVRRNNLELIKGVDRATTTTVSALKTALMVSQALGTQQAVLGQVTALNDTTGKMIGSTAQLLKQQSTEIQRQAGSATVDPQIIQAAFRDVYGALDAISAYRQQALDRFRETMTVLDREVAQAQTYLDRERQQASREVAQGLNVTEKGDLKI; this comes from the coding sequence ATGAGTGATCCTCGCGGCCCGCTGACGCCCCCCGATTCGATGCTTCGCGCGCCGGAGGCCGTGCCCCCCGTGCAGGCCCAGGAGGCCCCCGAGATGGTGCCCCTGTCGCCCGAGGACCGCGCCCGCCTGGAGCAGATGGCGCAGGCCTTTGCCCAGGAGGTCCTCTCGGCGGGCACCCACACCCCCGACTTCAAGCGCAAGCTGGACGCCGTGCACGAACTGGGGCTGCCCGAACAGCGCGCCGCCGCCCAGAGCAGCAACCGCATGCTGGACCGCCCCCTGCGCGCCACCCGCGCGGGCGCCCTGGCCGAAGGCAGCGACATCCTGCGCGGCCTGACCGATCTGCGCCGCACGGTGGAAGACCTGGACCCCAGCCGCGCGCCCACGCCCCGGCGCCTGTTTGGCAAACTGCCGGGCGGGCGCAAGGTGCAAAACCACCTCGACAAGTACCAGAGTGCCCAGAGCCACCTCAACGGCATTCTGGAAGCGCTGTACCGGGGCCAGGACGAACTGCGGCGCGACAACGCCACCATTGAAACCGAGAAGGTGCATCTGTGGGACACCATGCAGAAGCTGCGCCAGTACGCCCATGTGGGCAAGGCGGTGGATGAAGCCCTGACCCAGCGCCTGCACGACCTGCAGGCCACCGACCCCGAAAAAGCCCGGATGGTCAGCGAGGAGCTGCTCTTTGCCGTGCGACAGCGCGTGACCGACCTGCTGACCCAGCTGGCGGTGAGCATTCAGGGGTATCTGGCCCTGGACCTCGTGCGGCGCAACAACCTGGAACTGATCAAGGGCGTGGACCGCGCCACCACCACCACGGTGAGCGCCCTGAAGACGGCCCTGATGGTCTCGCAGGCGCTGGGCACCCAGCAGGCGGTGCTGGGGCAGGTCACGGCCCTGAACGACACCACCGGCAAGATGATCGGCTCCACGGCGCAGCTGCTGAAACAGCAGAGCACCGAGATTCAGCGGCAGGCGGGCAGCGCCACGGTGGACCCGCAGATTATCCAGGCGGCCTTCCGCGACGTGTACGGCGCCCTGGACGCCATCAGCGCCTACCGCCAGCAGGCCCTGGACCGCTTCCGCGAAACGATGACGGTGCTGGACCGCGAGGTGGCCCAGGCCCAGACCTACCTGGACCGCGAGCGCCAGCAGGCCTCGCGCGAGGTGGCCCAGGGCCTGAACGTCACGGAGAAAGGCGACCTGAAAATCTGA
- a CDS encoding response regulator, producing the protein MTSTSFRRLHVLLIDDDPADRLLAQEAFDEHADAVQISLCEDGVEALAWLRTPGRLLPDVVMLDLNMPRMSGFEVIEAIRADRGLRHLPVVILSTSDNPEDVAQAYNLFASSYMVKSKDFPGFLAQVDHFVKFWQDCRFKRLALPLSS; encoded by the coding sequence ATGACCAGCACATCTTTCCGGCGTCTGCATGTTCTGCTGATCGATGATGATCCAGCCGACCGCCTGCTGGCCCAGGAGGCGTTTGACGAACACGCCGACGCCGTGCAGATCAGCCTGTGCGAGGACGGGGTCGAAGCGCTGGCGTGGCTGCGTACCCCAGGCCGCCTGCTGCCCGACGTGGTGATGCTGGACCTGAACATGCCGCGCATGAGCGGCTTTGAGGTCATTGAGGCCATCCGCGCCGACCGGGGCCTACGCCACCTGCCCGTGGTGATCCTCTCCACCTCCGACAACCCCGAGGACGTGGCGCAGGCGTACAACCTGTTTGCCAGCTCCTACATGGTCAAAAGCAAGGATTTCCCGGGCTTTCTGGCACAGGTGGACCATTTCGTGAAGTTCTGGCAGGACTGCCGCTTTAAACGGCTGGCGCTGCCGCTGTCGTCCTGA
- a CDS encoding GNAT family N-acetyltransferase, producing the protein MTPAPLLLRGRQPADLPVLWRWMHQERSPAWQQWDAPYFHSGRPPSDLILEAYMERANAQPPNPHLRILDLGGQCIGQVSRSEEAPAGGGWWDLGILIFDPAYWGGGLGTQALRLWTAATFAGTEAQVLTLTTWGGNERLIRAGERAGYHECARIPQARRWQGQRWDSVKLACLRPDEPAGQPAVQMGQP; encoded by the coding sequence GTGACCCCCGCCCCTCTTCTTCTGCGTGGGCGCCAGCCCGCCGATCTGCCGGTGCTGTGGCGCTGGATGCACCAGGAACGTTCGCCCGCGTGGCAGCAGTGGGACGCGCCGTATTTCCATTCGGGCCGCCCACCCTCTGACCTGATCCTGGAGGCGTATATGGAGCGCGCCAACGCCCAGCCCCCGAATCCCCACCTGCGCATTCTCGACCTGGGCGGCCAGTGCATCGGCCAGGTGTCGCGGAGCGAGGAAGCGCCCGCAGGCGGCGGGTGGTGGGACCTGGGCATCCTGATTTTCGACCCGGCGTATTGGGGCGGCGGGCTGGGCACCCAGGCGCTGCGGCTGTGGACGGCTGCCACGTTTGCCGGAACAGAGGCGCAGGTGCTCACCCTGACCACCTGGGGCGGTAACGAGCGCCTGATCCGCGCTGGGGAGCGTGCTGGCTACCACGAATGCGCCCGCATTCCCCAGGCCCGGCGGTGGCAGGGCCAGCGCTGGGACAGCGTGAAGCTGGCCTGCCTGCGGCCCGACGAGCCCGCCGGCCAACCGGCGGTCCAGATGGGCCAACCATGA
- a CDS encoding endonuclease, which produces MTIPPEVLRETQARFETRQAQRRARLQRLDLPGVAADTPERVAARLARVGVPLPDAQALASGEAEPAQVAARLPPGPRQSLERLLGRNDLVGVAYLELARQAADAVARLVLLDARGRPAGYGTGWLCSPQVLVTNHHVLPDPGDARTAQAEFGYELRPDGTLRERVTLALDPDTLFITSEALDYTLVAVRGDTHAYGYLPLLDAPDKHMVGEALSIIQHPGGEPKQVALRENRLVDRLPDFLHYETDTAPGSSGSPVFNDAWEVVALHHSGVPRTDAQGRVLRRDGRPAAPGDPDTELDWMANEGVRISRLIADLRARPEAASPLVSALLNAPRPVRERAGVGGAPGGALNLGTVTPGADGTVSLPVTLSLRVAAPPPTPEDRPYLDPADPGHAAAYYQGIGETLAPAERFAALSALLSRSHTRPLVYDPAQHLYPWVDLWPDGQLRSLYSGRVHSPAELIAADRMAAERRARLAAQEGLSTEALEEALPYNCEHVVPQSWFGRREPMRGDLHHLFACEPACNSFRGNTPYADFPDHDEVVRSDCGRREVGEFEPAAGKGAAARATLYFLLRYPGAVHPYAPRHLDTLLAWHAAQPPGDWERHRNAAIFALQGNRNPLIDHPAWGAGIEFAAGLGR; this is translated from the coding sequence ATGACCATTCCCCCCGAGGTGCTGCGCGAGACCCAGGCCCGTTTCGAGACCCGGCAGGCGCAGCGCCGCGCGCGGTTGCAGCGCCTGGACCTGCCGGGCGTTGCCGCCGATACGCCCGAGCGGGTGGCGGCCCGGCTGGCCCGCGTGGGGGTGCCGCTGCCCGACGCCCAGGCCCTGGCCAGCGGTGAGGCCGAGCCCGCGCAGGTGGCCGCGCGCCTGCCGCCCGGCCCCCGGCAGAGCCTGGAGCGGCTGCTGGGCCGCAACGATCTGGTGGGGGTGGCCTACCTGGAACTGGCGCGGCAGGCGGCCGATGCGGTGGCGCGGCTGGTGCTGCTGGACGCCCGGGGGCGCCCGGCCGGCTACGGCACCGGCTGGCTGTGCAGCCCGCAGGTGCTGGTAACCAACCACCATGTCCTGCCTGACCCCGGGGACGCCCGCACGGCACAGGCGGAATTTGGGTACGAGCTGCGCCCCGACGGCACCCTGCGGGAGCGCGTGACCCTGGCCCTGGACCCGGACACCCTTTTCATCACCAGCGAGGCGCTGGATTACACCCTGGTGGCGGTGCGGGGCGACACGCACGCCTACGGCTACCTGCCCCTGCTGGACGCCCCGGACAAGCACATGGTGGGCGAGGCCCTGAGCATCATTCAGCACCCCGGCGGCGAGCCTAAGCAGGTGGCGCTGCGCGAAAACCGCCTTGTGGACCGCCTGCCGGATTTCCTGCACTACGAGACCGACACCGCCCCCGGCAGCAGCGGCAGCCCGGTGTTCAACGACGCCTGGGAGGTGGTGGCGCTGCATCACAGCGGCGTGCCGCGCACCGACGCCCAGGGCCGGGTGCTGCGCCGCGACGGCCGCCCCGCCGCCCCCGGCGACCCGGATACCGAACTGGACTGGATGGCCAACGAGGGCGTGCGCATCAGCCGCCTGATCGCGGACCTGCGGGCCCGCCCGGAAGCGGCCTCGCCCCTGGTGAGCGCGCTGCTGAATGCCCCCCGCCCGGTCCGGGAGCGTGCGGGGGTCGGGGGTGCGCCGGGCGGCGCCCTGAACCTGGGCACCGTCACCCCGGGCGCCGATGGCACCGTGAGCCTGCCCGTCACCCTGAGCCTGCGGGTGGCCGCGCCGCCCCCCACCCCCGAGGACCGCCCGTACCTGGACCCGGCTGACCCGGGGCACGCAGCGGCCTACTACCAGGGCATAGGGGAGACCCTGGCCCCCGCCGAGCGTTTTGCCGCGCTGAGTGCGCTGCTCTCGCGCAGCCACACCCGGCCGCTGGTGTACGACCCCGCCCAGCACCTGTACCCCTGGGTGGACCTGTGGCCGGACGGGCAACTGCGCAGCCTGTATTCCGGCCGGGTGCACAGCCCCGCCGAACTGATCGCCGCCGACCGCATGGCCGCCGAGCGCCGTGCCCGGCTGGCCGCCCAGGAGGGCCTGAGCACCGAGGCCCTGGAAGAGGCCCTGCCCTACAACTGCGAGCACGTGGTGCCGCAAAGCTGGTTTGGCCGCCGCGAACCCATGCGCGGCGATCTGCACCACCTCTTTGCCTGCGAACCCGCCTGCAATTCCTTCCGGGGCAACACCCCCTACGCCGATTTTCCCGACCATGACGAGGTGGTGCGCAGTGACTGCGGGCGGCGCGAAGTGGGCGAATTCGAGCCGGCCGCTGGCAAGGGCGCCGCCGCCCGCGCCACGCTGTACTTTCTGCTGCGCTATCCCGGCGCCGTGCACCCCTACGCCCCCCGGCACCTGGACACGCTGCTGGCGTGGCACGCCGCGCAGCCCCCCGGCGACTGGGAACGGCACCGCAACGCGGCGATTTTCGCCCTGCAGGGCAACCGCAACCCGCTGATTGACCACCCAGCCTGGGGGGCGGGGATCGAGTTCGCCGCCGGGCTGGGGCGGTAA
- a CDS encoding ABC-F family ATP-binding cassette domain-containing protein, with translation MLVAAQDASKDYGPLTVLHDVSFAVQPGDRVGLVGRNGAGKSTLLKLLTGELSPDGGVIKRGPGVRVRALRQDPVFPEQATVDSVLSAAFHDLDALEAELQAAAEAMSSGTPESILHHEAVLEHYARRGGFERRSRKDAVTLAFGFRGREHDPVTGLSGGERTRLGLAALLVENPDVLLLDEPTNHLDIVMVEWLEAFLNRYPGAVLVISHDRAFLDNVTRETAYLRGGTLKVYAGNYSTFREALAAELEQQAARHAVESRQIASLQASADRMKIWGLGMSKLARRAKAMQARVDRMQARAVGAPPPEQRTTRITFHAPESGDVVLDARHQTRTLPGGRTLFRDVNLQVRRGERIAIIGRNGAGKTTLLRALLGLDPSDDPRGRVLTGARVTVGYYDQALRGVDPSQTLYDVARAYTQKDPEAHDLLGTFLFPYDQHDKPARILSGGERARLALLKLAQEDHNLLVMDEPTNHLDMEMVEALEAALDDFGGTLLMVSHDRAFIEGLADRIWLLEDGQLYEYPGWEDYKAKHRPAVAEEAPKRPAPPSAPKGKGLWHLKREVEALEAEIARLEGELEAAQAALGAAGPDADFAALGQAAHDLEAQLSTQLSAWEAKQAEVEARGG, from the coding sequence GTGCTTGTTGCCGCCCAGGACGCCAGTAAAGACTACGGCCCGCTCACCGTGCTCCACGACGTGTCGTTTGCCGTGCAGCCCGGGGACCGGGTGGGGCTGGTGGGCCGCAACGGGGCTGGCAAAAGCACCCTGCTGAAACTGCTGACCGGCGAACTCTCCCCCGACGGCGGCGTGATCAAGCGCGGCCCCGGCGTGCGGGTGCGGGCGCTGCGCCAGGACCCGGTGTTTCCCGAACAGGCCACGGTGGACAGCGTGCTCTCGGCCGCTTTTCACGACCTGGACGCCCTGGAAGCCGAACTGCAGGCGGCGGCCGAGGCCATGAGCAGCGGCACCCCCGAGAGCATCCTGCACCACGAGGCCGTGCTGGAACACTACGCGCGCCGGGGCGGCTTCGAGCGCCGCAGCCGCAAGGACGCCGTGACCCTGGCCTTTGGCTTCCGGGGCCGTGAGCACGACCCGGTGACCGGGCTCAGCGGGGGCGAGCGCACCCGGCTGGGGCTGGCCGCCCTGCTGGTGGAAAACCCGGACGTGCTGCTGCTGGACGAGCCCACCAACCACCTGGATATCGTGATGGTGGAATGGCTGGAAGCCTTCCTGAACCGCTACCCCGGGGCCGTGCTGGTGATCAGCCATGACCGCGCCTTTCTGGACAACGTGACCCGCGAAACCGCCTACCTGCGCGGCGGCACCCTGAAGGTGTACGCGGGCAACTACTCCACCTTCCGCGAAGCCCTGGCCGCCGAACTGGAACAGCAGGCCGCCCGGCACGCGGTGGAAAGCCGCCAGATCGCCTCCCTGCAGGCCAGCGCCGACCGTATGAAGATCTGGGGCCTGGGCATGAGTAAGCTGGCCCGCCGCGCCAAGGCCATGCAGGCGCGCGTGGACCGCATGCAGGCCCGCGCGGTGGGCGCTCCGCCCCCCGAGCAGCGGACCACCCGCATCACCTTCCACGCCCCCGAAAGCGGCGACGTGGTGCTGGACGCCCGGCACCAGACCCGCACGCTGCCGGGTGGGCGCACCCTGTTCCGGGACGTCAATCTGCAGGTCCGGCGGGGCGAGCGCATTGCCATCATCGGGCGCAACGGGGCCGGCAAAACCACCCTGCTGCGCGCGCTGCTGGGTCTGGACCCCAGCGACGACCCCCGGGGCCGGGTGCTGACCGGCGCCCGCGTGACGGTGGGCTACTACGATCAGGCCCTGCGCGGCGTGGACCCCTCGCAGACCCTGTACGACGTGGCGCGCGCCTACACCCAGAAGGACCCCGAGGCCCACGACCTGCTGGGCACCTTTCTGTTTCCCTACGACCAGCACGACAAGCCCGCCCGCATCCTCTCGGGCGGCGAGCGCGCCCGGCTGGCGCTGCTGAAACTGGCCCAGGAAGACCACAACCTGCTGGTGATGGACGAGCCCACCAACCACCTGGACATGGAGATGGTCGAGGCCCTGGAAGCCGCCCTGGACGACTTTGGCGGCACCCTGCTGATGGTCAGCCACGACCGCGCCTTTATTGAGGGGCTGGCCGACCGCATCTGGCTGCTCGAAGACGGCCAGCTGTACGAGTACCCCGGCTGGGAGGACTACAAGGCCAAGCACCGCCCGGCCGTCGCCGAAGAGGCCCCCAAACGCCCGGCCCCCCCCAGCGCCCCCAAGGGTAAGGGCCTGTGGCACCTGAAGCGCGAGGTTGAAGCCCTGGAAGCCGAGATTGCCCGCCTGGAAGGCGAACTGGAAGCCGCCCAGGCCGCCCTGGGTGCAGCGGGCCCGGACGCCGACTTTGCCGCATTGGGGCAGGCAGCCCACGACCTTGAAGCGCAGCTGAGCACCCAGCTGAGCGCCTGGGAAGCCAAGCAGGCCGAGGTGGAGGCGCGCGGCGGCTAA
- a CDS encoding DUF1540 domain-containing protein: MNTNEPQSMVSRCDATTCRFNEDMNCTAGQIEVSLSGQTAQCLTFTPTEGMSDSYGMTAENN; this comes from the coding sequence ATGAACACCAACGAACCCCAGAGCATGGTCAGCCGCTGCGACGCCACCACCTGCCGCTTTAACGAGGACATGAACTGCACCGCCGGGCAGATTGAAGTCAGCCTGAGTGGGCAGACCGCCCAGTGCCTGACCTTCACGCCCACGGAAGGCATGAGCGACAGCTACGGCATGACTGCCGAGAACAACTGA
- a CDS encoding sensor domain-containing protein, with translation MSPAATFSAVQTALSDLLRVHAPQAVLLAQLGEEVLRVQANAPAAPAGPDLVPPDDWFERGEMVWLTRDGALLGLLWTDGGPAAPDAAVQVLTMLLAAARLDGQGRETEVMVTQLPVATAWLTSELLVRKVSRPFLELFELTEAEVTGRSVHDLFAERPAWLGALAQAGAGRSVRLPDEQVTRGGETFWMRGEARPYYGAASAGVMLTLQDVSGEYERAARVAALLDTDLPAALLSDSGAVLQASHGLKELLPAAAAPATGAPLWAWPCFADVPSEPVRDLVRLAATGGAARAEVELASGGSLALSVRRTSEPGLLVAQGEAGAQGGRAPLGVMNQVLSLSEDATILVDHAGRAQLVSERAATLLGVEAARLVGLAVSRVMNELGVRLFTPAGEPMALPDWKEVALPLRQEILLALPDGTVRQMELRVTGVGGEAGGSRGSVLLTLRDLTALRRAQAKIRHDARHDSLTGLLNRTGLREALGGAAPATQGQTVVCLDLDGFTELNAALGRTACDRLLIQVAARLNDLAAETRGQAARLADDSFALSLPGLDAHDALARVEAALDVPLRAGSRDVAITAALGVATTQPGQPGDAALTDAEVALQHAKRQGRAQRSVFDPALRAQVARAFELEEALRGALDKDQFTLLYQPAVSLRTGRALSAEALLRWNHPTLGMLSPNAFLDLASRSELIAHISEWVVQEAVLGRQSVRGALGDRFEDWAVSVNLSLEELRRAAGLRRLLPLLSAEGAPDIEVAAGSLLDHSQETLALLEQLRSLGARLSVDDFGEGETSLSALTRFPLSAVKLHPSLTARLPGDEKSVTLVQATIDLAHRLGLQVVAVGVEHQAQLDMLRDLGCDAAQGYAITPPIPASELVEWLREH, from the coding sequence ATGAGTCCTGCGGCCACCTTTTCCGCTGTGCAAACCGCCCTGAGTGACCTGCTGCGCGTGCATGCGCCGCAGGCGGTGCTGCTGGCACAACTGGGTGAGGAGGTGCTGCGGGTGCAGGCCAACGCCCCGGCCGCCCCGGCTGGCCCCGATCTGGTGCCGCCCGACGACTGGTTCGAGCGCGGCGAGATGGTCTGGCTGACCCGCGACGGCGCCCTGCTGGGCCTGCTGTGGACCGACGGCGGCCCGGCCGCGCCCGACGCGGCGGTGCAAGTGCTGACCATGCTGCTGGCCGCCGCGCGCCTGGATGGCCAGGGCCGCGAAACGGAAGTGATGGTCACCCAGCTGCCGGTGGCCACCGCGTGGCTGACGAGCGAACTGCTGGTGCGCAAGGTCAGCCGCCCCTTTCTGGAACTGTTCGAGCTGACCGAGGCCGAGGTCACGGGCCGCAGCGTGCACGACCTGTTCGCCGAGCGGCCCGCGTGGCTGGGCGCACTGGCGCAGGCGGGCGCTGGGCGCTCGGTGCGGCTGCCCGATGAACAGGTGACGCGTGGGGGCGAGACCTTCTGGATGCGCGGCGAGGCGCGGCCCTACTACGGCGCGGCCTCGGCCGGCGTGATGCTGACCCTGCAGGACGTGAGCGGCGAGTACGAGCGCGCCGCCCGGGTGGCCGCGCTGCTGGACACGGACCTGCCCGCTGCCCTGCTCTCGGATTCGGGGGCGGTGCTGCAGGCCAGCCACGGCCTGAAGGAACTGCTGCCCGCTGCTGCGGCCCCCGCCACAGGCGCCCCGCTGTGGGCGTGGCCCTGCTTTGCCGACGTGCCGTCTGAACCTGTGCGCGACCTTGTGCGGCTGGCGGCCACCGGGGGGGCGGCGCGGGCCGAGGTGGAATTGGCCTCGGGGGGCAGCCTGGCCCTCAGCGTGCGCCGGACCTCGGAACCGGGGCTGCTGGTGGCGCAGGGCGAGGCCGGGGCCCAGGGCGGCCGCGCGCCGCTGGGCGTCATGAATCAGGTGCTCTCGCTCTCCGAGGACGCCACCATTCTGGTGGACCACGCCGGGCGCGCGCAGTTGGTCAGCGAGCGGGCCGCGACCCTGCTGGGCGTGGAAGCCGCGCGGCTGGTGGGCCTGGCCGTTTCGCGCGTGATGAACGAACTGGGCGTGCGCCTCTTTACCCCGGCGGGCGAACCGATGGCCCTGCCTGACTGGAAGGAGGTGGCCCTGCCGCTGCGCCAGGAGATTCTGCTGGCCCTGCCCGACGGCACCGTGCGCCAGATGGAACTGCGCGTGACCGGCGTGGGTGGCGAGGCGGGCGGCTCGCGCGGCAGCGTGCTGCTGACCCTGCGCGACCTGACGGCCCTGCGCCGCGCCCAGGCCAAGATTCGCCACGACGCCCGCCACGACTCGCTGACGGGGCTGCTCAACCGCACCGGTCTGCGCGAGGCGCTGGGCGGCGCGGCCCCGGCGACCCAGGGCCAGACGGTGGTGTGCCTGGACCTGGACGGCTTTACCGAGCTGAACGCCGCGCTGGGCCGCACTGCCTGTGACCGCCTGCTGATCCAGGTGGCCGCCCGCCTGAACGACCTTGCCGCCGAGACCCGGGGGCAGGCTGCGCGACTGGCCGACGACTCCTTTGCCCTGAGTCTGCCCGGGCTGGACGCCCACGACGCCTTGGCGCGTGTGGAGGCTGCTCTGGACGTGCCCCTGCGCGCGGGGTCGCGCGACGTGGCGATCACAGCGGCGCTGGGCGTGGCCACCACGCAGCCCGGCCAGCCCGGCGACGCGGCCCTCACCGACGCCGAGGTGGCCCTGCAGCACGCCAAGCGCCAGGGCCGCGCGCAGCGCAGCGTCTTTGATCCGGCCCTGCGCGCCCAGGTGGCCCGCGCCTTTGAGCTGGAAGAGGCCCTGCGCGGCGCCCTGGACAAGGATCAGTTCACGCTGCTGTATCAGCCGGCCGTGTCGCTGCGCACGGGCCGCGCCCTGAGCGCCGAGGCCCTGCTGCGCTGGAACCACCCCACGCTGGGCATGCTGAGCCCCAATGCCTTTTTGGATCTCGCCAGCCGCAGCGAGCTGATTGCCCACATCAGCGAATGGGTGGTGCAGGAAGCGGTGCTGGGCCGCCAGTCGGTGCGCGGCGCCCTGGGCGACCGCTTTGAAGACTGGGCGGTCAGCGTGAACCTGAGCTTGGAAGAACTGCGCCGCGCGGCGGGGCTGCGCCGCCTGCTGCCGCTGCTGTCGGCCGAGGGCGCCCCCGACATTGAGGTGGCGGCGGGCAGCCTGCTGGACCACAGCCAGGAAACCCTGGCCCTGCTGGAGCAGCTGCGCTCGCTGGGCGCGCGCCTCAGCGTGGATGACTTCGGGGAAGGCGAAACCAGCCTGTCGGCCCTGACCCGCTTTCCGCTGAGTGCGGTCAAGCTCCACCCCTCACTGACGGCCCGCCTGCCCGGCGATGAGAAGTCGGTGACGCTGGTGCAGGCCACCATTGATCTGGCGCACCGCCTGGGCCTGCAGGTGGTGGCGGTGGGTGTGGAGCATCAGGCCCAGCTGGACATGCTGCGCGACCTGGGCTGCGACGCCGCGCAGGGCTACGCGATCACCCCGCCCATTCCCGCGTCCGAACTGGTGGAGTGGCTGCGCGAACATTGA